Proteins encoded together in one Miscanthus floridulus cultivar M001 chromosome 16, ASM1932011v1, whole genome shotgun sequence window:
- the LOC136513180 gene encoding uncharacterized protein, protein MNASQFMDKQIQGLAASAAAAASSPPASGGGGGLVDLTSPDPQEEAVSHGPGHRSLHGGANGTGNGADEVLPSYDFQPIRPSATASAVPVGSAPTTGAWGSLDSKAASPNLQGAGVLEPHVLKKVNHEEERSNFSAVTIAGIDRTMKKYADNLLHALESVSSRLSQLEDRTYHLENSVGELKLTIGNNNGSIDGKLRQFENTLREVQAGVQILRDKQEIVETQIQLAKLQMPKAEDVQSEPGQVDSRQQPTPSQPTIQSQNQASPHSQPPVPLPALPAPTAPRPPPAQKQPPTHFPGHAPHPQVPSVPSGLSAPSVTTIPQESYYPPSAQPTEATHQQYQPPPAPQPQAPQPPPKQHYQTLPQYAQFSQPAPPASVNPTATLPPPVAQQPEEAAPYGQPAQGYPPNVRAPPSYMPPPSGPAAPFYGPNPGMFDAPAARPNCGPPLPYNAGYKPPAAGGFSESHGYAGSPSHHGNAGMKQPSPFAPPAGSGGYGRLPTAQVLPQAAPVRSTPSSGSSGARVPIDDVIEKVATMGFSKEQVRATVRKLTENGQNVDLNAVLDKLMNDTDAQPQRSCGDPTMYEAFWREVGDRGATVIRGWQVMSYFSDAAALCWFLEPELEHAVRRLHRVVGNAVVDGYHLVVGTGATQLYQAAMYALSSLARGDQPVPVVSPAPYYSSYPPQTDLLLSGFYRWAGDANTFTGDECIELVCSPNNPDGAIREAVVRSAGAKAIHDLVYYWPQYTPITGRAAHDIMLFTVSKITGHAGTRLGWALVKDRDVARKMVYFVDRSTIGVSKESQMRATKILRVVSNAYEVVPSAGDGSTVPRLFDFARRRMEERWRTLRATVAASGVFSLPEETSGYCNFAKQTVTACPAFAWLRCEKEGVDCAKLLAGHKIVARGGEQFGGDTRCVRINMLDRDNVFNMLVERLSAIN, encoded by the exons ATGAACGCGTCGCAGTTCATGGACAAGCAGATCCAGGGcctcgccgcctccgccgccgccgccgcgtcctcgccgccggcatccggcggcggcggcgggctagTCGATCTGACGAGCCCCGACCCGCAGGAGGAGGCGGTCAGCCACGGCCCCGGGCACCGCTCCCTCCACGGCGGCGCAAACGGCACTGGCAACGGCGCCGACGAGGTGTTGCCCAGCTACGACTTCCAGCCCATCCGCCCTTCTGCCACCGCCAGCGCTGTCCCCGTCGGCTCGGCCCCCACGACGGGCGCATGGGGTTCGCTCGACTCTAAAGCCGCCTCCCCCAACCTCCAG GGTGCTGGTGTATTGGAGCCTCACGTGCTAAAGAAAGTTAATCATGAAGAAGAGAGGAGCAACTTCAGTGCAGTCACTATAGCGGGTATTGATCGTACCATGAAGAAATATGCTGATAATCTTCTACATGCACTCGAAAGTGTAAGCTCAAGGCTTTCACAGTTGGAGGACAGAACATACCATCTCGAGAATTCTGTTGGGGAGCTGAAGTTGACAATTGGGAACAACAATGGAAGTATTGATGGAAAACTGAGGCAATTTGAGAACACACTGCGTGAG GTTCAAGCAGGTGTGCAGATTTTGCGTGATAAGCAGGAAATTGTCGAGACCCAGATCCAACTTGCAAAGCTCCAAATGCCGAAAGCAGAGGATGTTCAGTCAGAACCTGGGCAGGTGGACTCAAGGCAGCAGCCCACTCCATCCCAGCCAACCATTCAATCTCAAAACCAAGCCTCACCCCATTCCCAACCACCAGTACCGCTGCCTGCCCTTCCTGCTCCAACTGCGCCACGTCCACCTCCAGCTCAAAAGCAACCTCCAACACACTTCCCTGGCCATGCTCCACATCCCCAGGTTCCGTCAGTGCCATCTGGTCTGTCGGCTCCTTCAGTGACAACCATACCACAGGAATCCTATTACCCCCCATCAGCTCAGCCGACTGAGGCCACCCACCAGCAGTACCAACCTCCACCAGCTCCGCAGCCTCAGGCGCCACAACCACCACCAAAGCAGCATTACCAAACCTTGCCTCAATACGCTCAATTTTCTCAACCGGCCCCGCCTGCAAGTGTCAATCCCACAGCTACACTTCCACCACCGGTGGCCCAGCAGCCTGAAGAAGCAGCACCGTATGGCCAACCTGCTCAGGGCTATCCACCAAATGTCCGCGCACCACCCTCTTATATGCCACCCCCAAGTGGACCTGCCGCTCCATTCTATGGACCGAACCCTGGCATGTTTGATGCTCCTGCTGCCAGACCTAATTGTGGTCCGCCGCTGCCCTACAATGCTGGATACAAACCACCGGCTGCAGGTGGTTTCTCCGAATCACATGGTTACGCCGGGTCTCCATCCCACCATGGAAATGCTGGAATGAAGCAGCCTTCACCCTTTGCTCCTCCTGCGGGAAGCGGCGGCTATGGCAGACTGCCCACAGCTCAGGTGCTACCCCAGGCTGCGCCAGTCAGGTCTACTCCAAGCAGTGGCTCTTCTGGAGCTAGAGTGCCCATCGATGACGTGATTGAGAAGGTGGCCACGATGGGGTTCTCCAAAGAGCAGGTCAGGGCGACAGTCCGCAAGCTGACTGAGAACGGGCAGAACGTGGATCTGAACGCGGTGCTCGACAAGCTGATGAATGACACCGATGCTCAGCCCCAGAGGAGCTG TGGCGACCCGACGATGTACGAGGCGTTCTGGCGGGAGGTCGGGGACCGCGGGGCCACCGTGATCCGCGGCTGGCAGGTGATGAGCTACTTCTCCGACGCCGCCGCGCTCTGCTGGTTCCTCGAGCCAGAGCTGGAGCACGCGGTGCGCCGACTCCACCGCGTCGTCGGAAACGCCGTGGTCGATGGATACCACCTCGTGGTCGGCACCGGCGCCACCCAGCTCTACCAGGCCGCCATGTACGCGCTCAGCTCGTTGGCGCGCGGGGACCAGCCCGTCCCCGTCGTCTCGCCTGCGCCGTACTACTCT TCCTATCCGCCCCAGACGGACCTCCTGCTCTCGGGCTTCTACCGATGGGCCGGCGATGCCAACACGTTCACCGGCGATGAATGCATCGAGCTGGTCTGCTCGCCGAACAATCCCGACGGCGCCATCCGCGAGGCCGTCGTGCGCTCCGCCGGCGCCAAGGCGATCCATGACCTGGTGTACTATTGGCCGCAGTACACGCCCATCACTGGGCGCGCCGCCCACGACATCATGCTCTTCACCGTGTCCAAGATCACCGGCCACGCCGGCACGAGGCTCGG GTGGGCGCTGGTGAAGGACCGCGACGTGGCCAGGAAGATGGTCTACTTCGTCGACCGCAGCACCATCGGCGTGTCCAAAGAGTCGCAGATGCGCGCCACCAAGATCCTCAGGGTCGTCTCCAACGCCTACGAGGTCGTCCCGTCGGCTGGCGACGGCAGCACCGTGCCCCGCCTCTTCGACTTCGCGCGGCGGCGCATGGAGGAGCGCTGGCGCACGCTGCGCGCCACCGTGGCTGCCTCCGGCGTCTTCAGCCTACCGGAGGAGACCTCCGGCTACTGCAACTTCGCCAAGCAAACTGTGACAGCTTGTCCTG CGTTCGCGTGGCTGCGATGTGAGAAGGAAGGCGTCGACTGCGCCAAGCTGCTCGCCGGCCACAAGATCGTGGCTCGTGGCGGGGAGCAGTTCGGAGGAGACACGCGGTGCGTCAGGATCAACATGCTGGACAGGGACAATGTGTTCAACATGCTTGTT